The following are encoded together in the Bradyrhizobium algeriense genome:
- a CDS encoding flavin reductase family protein has protein sequence MSDAPKHPADPANEFASDNSAIDPRDFRNALGTFATGVTIVTAMAADGRPYGVTCNSFASVSLNPPLVLWSLGMFSQGLTIFQNASHFTINVLGASQQALASQFAKSSDDKFAGVSWTPGLGNAPVLTDSVANFQCRAANRYYGGDHIIFLGAVEAYTYNRQEPLLFARGSFGRFIAGDGKASS, from the coding sequence ATGTCTGACGCACCCAAACATCCGGCCGATCCGGCCAATGAATTTGCCAGTGACAACTCGGCGATCGATCCCCGGGACTTCCGCAATGCACTTGGCACGTTCGCCACAGGCGTCACCATCGTCACGGCGATGGCGGCGGATGGAAGGCCGTATGGCGTGACCTGCAACTCGTTTGCCTCGGTGTCGCTCAATCCGCCGCTGGTGTTGTGGAGTCTGGGGATGTTTTCCCAAGGACTCACGATTTTCCAGAATGCCAGCCATTTCACGATCAATGTTCTCGGAGCTTCCCAGCAAGCACTGGCGTCGCAGTTTGCAAAATCGTCGGACGACAAGTTCGCTGGGGTGAGCTGGACGCCGGGGCTTGGTAACGCGCCGGTATTGACCGACAGCGTCGCCAATTTCCAATGCCGTGCGGCCAATCGGTATTACGGCGGCGACCACATCATCTTCCTGGGCGCCGTCGAAGCTTACACCTATAATCGGCAGGAACCCCTGCTGTTCGCACGCGGCAGCTTCGGCCGTTTTATTGCCGGGGACGGCAAGGCGTCCTCGTGA
- a CDS encoding acyl-CoA dehydrogenase family protein codes for MAGGGGKPDAGSSAGPGADSYVAMVARAKALIPELRERASKTEELRRLPPETERDLHDTGLFRIVQPKRVGGAELDYVALVDCADALGQADASVAWNFANLASHHWMLGMFDRQAQDAVWSRNADTLIASSFIFPAGRARKADGGYVLRGHWPFSSGVESCDWNMLAGVVSSDDEADGIEYRIFLLNRSEYRINDTWNATGLCGTGSNDVWVEDAFVAEKMTVAVSDLTGGPTPGSTVNPNALYALPVFSLFPYVLSGVGLGNAQACLNDYVEFARHRASTYNRTKLSDLQTTQIKIAEASAKIDAARLVMRTNCVDAMADARRGYIPDLAAKTRLRRDGAFAVKLCTEAVSLLFAASGARSLFTSGALQRQFRDAHAVNSHLAFNFDAAGTNYGRVALGLPSENLTL; via the coding sequence ATGGCGGGAGGCGGCGGAAAGCCGGATGCAGGTTCGTCCGCGGGGCCGGGTGCGGACAGCTATGTCGCCATGGTTGCGCGTGCCAAGGCCCTGATTCCGGAATTGCGCGAGCGTGCTTCAAAGACGGAAGAGCTTCGGCGCCTGCCGCCGGAGACCGAGCGCGATTTGCATGACACCGGCCTGTTCCGAATCGTGCAACCCAAACGCGTTGGAGGTGCCGAGCTTGACTATGTCGCTCTGGTCGATTGCGCCGACGCGCTGGGGCAGGCGGACGCTTCCGTGGCCTGGAATTTCGCCAATCTCGCCAGCCATCACTGGATGCTGGGCATGTTTGACCGGCAGGCGCAGGACGCTGTCTGGAGCAGGAATGCCGATACGTTGATCGCGTCGTCCTTCATCTTTCCAGCCGGCCGCGCGAGAAAGGCGGATGGAGGATATGTCCTACGTGGTCATTGGCCGTTCTCCTCGGGCGTCGAGTCTTGCGACTGGAACATGCTTGCCGGCGTGGTGTCATCGGACGATGAGGCTGACGGCATCGAATACCGTATATTCCTGCTTAACAGGAGTGAGTACAGGATCAATGACACCTGGAATGCGACGGGACTGTGCGGTACCGGATCGAACGACGTATGGGTCGAGGATGCCTTTGTTGCGGAGAAAATGACCGTCGCGGTCAGCGACCTGACCGGCGGACCGACGCCGGGAAGCACGGTCAACCCGAACGCGCTGTATGCGCTGCCGGTATTCTCTCTTTTTCCTTACGTGTTGTCGGGTGTCGGCTTGGGTAATGCGCAAGCATGTCTGAATGACTACGTCGAATTCGCGCGGCATCGGGCCTCGACCTACAATCGTACTAAACTCAGCGACCTGCAGACGACCCAAATCAAGATCGCAGAGGCCTCCGCCAAGATCGACGCAGCCCGCCTCGTCATGCGCACGAACTGCGTCGATGCGATGGCTGACGCAAGGCGAGGCTACATTCCCGATCTCGCGGCAAAGACGAGACTGCGGCGGGATGGTGCGTTCGCGGTGAAGCTCTGCACCGAAGCGGTCTCGCTGTTGTTCGCGGCAAGCGGTGCGCGCAGTCTGTTCACGTCAGGCGCGCTGCAGCGGCAATTCCGCGACGCCCACGCGGTGAATTCGCACCTCGCATTCAATTTTGATGCGGCGGGAACCAACTATGGACGCGTGGCGCTTGGCCTGCCGTCCGAAAATCTGACGCTCTGA
- a CDS encoding GNAT family N-acetyltransferase — MYRIREVDGNDDDIADTLEELHQLTFLDAAPIPEFDQGHWWLAFRGTEPVAFAGIISSTHVFNAGYFCRVGVLGEHCGHRLQLRLMRATEARARLNGWCSIISDTTDNMHSANNFIRAGYRLFNPKAPWAWPHTLYWRKDVK; from the coding sequence ATGTATCGGATTCGTGAGGTTGACGGGAATGACGATGATATTGCGGACACGCTCGAGGAACTTCATCAGTTGACATTCCTTGACGCCGCCCCCATTCCCGAATTTGATCAAGGGCACTGGTGGCTTGCCTTTCGTGGAACCGAGCCGGTCGCGTTCGCCGGTATCATTTCATCCACCCATGTTTTCAATGCGGGCTATTTTTGCCGCGTTGGTGTGCTGGGGGAGCATTGCGGGCATCGGCTTCAGTTGCGCCTGATGCGAGCCACGGAGGCGCGTGCGCGTCTGAATGGGTGGTGTTCGATCATCTCTGACACCACAGATAATATGCACTCAGCCAACAACTTCATCCGCGCGGGCTATCGCCTGTTCAATCCCAAGGCTCCCTGGGCCTGGCCGCATACGCTTTATTGGCGCAAGGACGTGAAATAG